GAGGGCGTCGCCGCCGATGCCGCAGCACAGGTCGGCCACGCTCCGCACGCCGAGCCCGGCGAACCGCGCGGCGCGGTGGGCGGCGACCGAGGTGCGGGTGGCCTGCTCGACCCCGTTGGGCGTGAAGTACATCCGGTGGGCGTCCTCGGCCCCGAACTTGGCCACCGCCCGCTGCCGCAGCCGGGCCTGGCCCAGCGCAGCCGACACCAGCTCCGCCGGGTGCGCGCGGCGCAGCCGGGTCGCGGTGGCCAGCTCGTCGGCGGGGTCGTGGTCGCGCAGCTCGGCCAGCAGCTGCTCGCCCTCGGGGGTGCGCAGCGCCGCGAAGGCGGCGCGGGCGGGGTCGTCGTCCGGGGCGGAGGAGGTCGTCGCGTTCACCCGGTCCATTGTGGCCGGTGCGCGGGGCGCCGCCGCCCGCGCCGCCGGAGGCCGCTGTGGGCCGGCCGGGGGACGGCGCCGGTCCGCTCGCGGTGTCGGGGCGGGAGGCGGGCCGACGGCTGGCAGGATGCGGCGCCATGCAGCTAGTACGACAAAACGAAAAATCAGTCATGAAGCGGCACAGGCCGGGCGTCGTGCTGGCGGCCCTGCTGGCCGCCGCTGTCGCCTCCGGGTGCGCGGAGGAGCCGGGCGGCGGCGCGGGTGCTCCCGGCGGGCCCGCGAAGCCGGCCGCCGGCCAGCCGGGCGAGGCCGCTCCGAAGGCCGGGCCCGCCCGGGCCCTGGACACCTACGCCGAGGCGCTCACGAGGAAGCAGGCCGCGCGGGCCGTCGCCGCGAAGAAGTGGGGGCTCGCCAGGACCCCGCTCGCGGCCCCCGAGCCGCCGGAGGTGAAGCCGCGCATCACCACCCGCAAGGGCTTCGAGGTCCGGGACGATGCCGGGCTGCCGCCCGTCTTCACCACCGTCCCGACCAAGGAGAAGATCGTCTTCCTGACGATGGACGACGGCGCCGAGAAGGACCCCGAGCTGCTGCGGATGATGACCGAACTCGACATCCCGTACAGCGCGTTCCTCAGTGACTACGTCACCAACGACGACTACGGCTATTTCCAGAAGATGCAGAAGCGCGGGGTGACGATCAGCAACCACACCCTCAACCACCGTTATCTGCCCGGCCTCTCCCGCGCCGAGCAGAAGCAGGAGATCTGCGGCCAGCAGGAGAAGATCCTCAAGCACTTCGGGAAGCGGCCCACCCTCTTCCGGCCGCCCTACGGCAACTACAACCGCGACACCCTCGTCGTCGCCAAGTCCTGCGGGATCACCGCCGTGCCCCTGTGGTCCTCCGAGGCCTTCCCCGACCACATGGAGTGGCGCGAGTGGGACCGGGACCTGCACCCCGGCGACATCGTCCTCACCCACTTCCGGGGCGAGGAGGACTGGAAGGGCTCGATGCCCGACATGATCCGCCAGGTCATGAAGACCATCACCGACAAGGGGTACGCGGTGGCGAAGCTGGAGGACTACGTCTGATCCGCGCCCATCCCCGTATCCGGCCGCACATGCGCGCTCAGCCCCCGCTGCGCGCGCATGCGCCGTTGTCGCCCCCGCCGCGGCAGGGCGGGGAGTCCCCCGCGGAGGACAGGCTGATCGTGGGGGCGGGGCCGCGGTCCGCCCAGGGGTCCGGGGCCGAGGACCGCGAAGTGTCCCTCTCGGGCGGTCCTCCCGGCAGGCGGCTCTCGGGAGGCGTCATCCGCGTAGCGTCGTACGGAACGTCACGCTCCATCCCGACGTTGTCCGGACGGTGATCCGATGGAGCCCCGATCGAGACGGCGCGAGGGTGGTGAATTGGCACTCCGCTTGACCGAGTGCTAATCGCGGTCATAGTCTCGGTGCTGGCACTCCCCCCTGGAGAGTGCCAGCAGCACTCTGCGCGACAGGACAGGTCCGGCACCCGCGACGACGGGCCGGTCAGGTCGCCGCCCACAGACTGTTAAACCCCGTGAGATCTCCGAAGGGGGAGACCGGATCGTGTCGACCACCAGCTCCAAGGTTGCGATCAAGCCGCTCGAGGACCGCATTGTGGTCCAGCCGCTCGACGCCGAGCAGACCACGGCTTCCGGCCTGGTCATTCCGGACACCGCGAAGGAGAAGCCCCAGGAGGGCGTCGTCCTCGCCGTGGGCCCGGGCCGCTTCGAGAACGGCGAGCGGCTTCCGCTCGACGTCAAGACCGGCGACGTCGTCCTGTACAGCAAGTACGGCGGCACCGAGGTGAAGTACAACGGCGAGGAGTACCTCGTCCTCTCGGCCCGCGACGTTCTCGCGATCGTCGAGAAGTAATTCACCCACGTTTGCTTGTGTTCTGCGCCCCTGGCCCCCTGCGAAATAACTAGCCGGGCGGCGAGGGGCGCAGTTCATTTTGAGAGGGAACACAGCCCATGGCGAAGATTCTGAAGTTCGACGAGGACGCCCGTCGCGCCCTTGAGCGCGGCGTCAACAAGCTTGCCGACACGGTCAAGGTGACGATCGGCCCCAAGGGCCGCAACGTCGTCATCGACAAGAAGTTCGGCGCTCCCACCATCACCAACGACGGTGTCACCATCGCGCGTGAGGTCGAGCTCGACGACCCGTACGAGAACCTCGGCGCCCAGCTCGTCAAGGAGGTGGCGACCAAGACCAACGACGTAGCGGGTGACGGCACCACCACCGCGACCGTGCTGGCCCAGGCGCTCGTCCGCGAGGGCCTGCGCAACGTCGCCGCCGGCGCCTCCCCGGCCGCCCTGAAGAAGGGCATCGACGCCGCGGTCAAGGCCGTGTCCGAGGAGCTCCTCGCGACCGCCCGCCCGATCGACGACAAGTCCGACATCGCCGCCGTGGCCGCGCTCTCCGCGCAGGACACCCAGGTCGGCGAGCTCATCGCGGACGCGATGGACAA
The nucleotide sequence above comes from Streptomyces sp. NBC_01116. Encoded proteins:
- the groES gene encoding co-chaperone GroES, which produces MSTTSSKVAIKPLEDRIVVQPLDAEQTTASGLVIPDTAKEKPQEGVVLAVGPGRFENGERLPLDVKTGDVVLYSKYGGTEVKYNGEEYLVLSARDVLAIVEK
- a CDS encoding polysaccharide deacetylase family protein; protein product: MKRHRPGVVLAALLAAAVASGCAEEPGGGAGAPGGPAKPAAGQPGEAAPKAGPARALDTYAEALTRKQAARAVAAKKWGLARTPLAAPEPPEVKPRITTRKGFEVRDDAGLPPVFTTVPTKEKIVFLTMDDGAEKDPELLRMMTELDIPYSAFLSDYVTNDDYGYFQKMQKRGVTISNHTLNHRYLPGLSRAEQKQEICGQQEKILKHFGKRPTLFRPPYGNYNRDTLVVAKSCGITAVPLWSSEAFPDHMEWREWDRDLHPGDIVLTHFRGEEDWKGSMPDMIRQVMKTITDKGYAVAKLEDYV